A segment of the Babesia microti strain RI chromosome II, complete genome genome:
ATTGATTTATGGTAATAAGAATTATATTACAACGTTGGTAAGCTACATAACAAATAGACGGAAAACGGAATCAAATTCAAAGTAGATTATGAGAACATTTACTGGAATTCTAGACTTGAAACTGAAAGATTTAGGATATCACAATTGCTGAAACCTGGCGATTTCGTGATGGATATATTTGCAGGATTAGGTGCTTTTGCAATGTACACAGCTAGAAAGGGTTGTTTAACATTTGCAAATGATCTAAATCCTATAGCCTctcaatatatttatgaaaATGCGCAGTTAAATAAAGTAGATCATTTAATCCATTCTTACAACATGGATGCCCGagaatttatcaatttcattcTATCGAATAAATCCATACTTACTTATGAGATAAATGCCAAACTTAATAAGGGCGAGCCAGTGACTTTGCACATACTGATGAATTTGCCAGAGATGGCCCCAGAATATCTAGGTATTAATACAACAAATTAGATTCGTTTCATATACTAAACCAGCTCCCTCAAGTAGATGTACAATTCCACACATACTTATTCTGCAAAAACTACGAAGACTTAAGTCAAATTAAGGAAAAGGCTTATCAATCGCTGGGATTCCTTCCCAATGCCAACTTTCATGAAGTTAGGAGTGTTGCGCCTAACAAGATTATGTATTGTATGGAATTTTCATGGCAATATTCgtgaatatttttatatactaattgtaacaatatataGATACAGAATCTCGTTAACTAGTCTCATGCatgaattattaatttctaaTAGGAATGTTAATCGGAAATTTACGTAgatataaatcatatagCGTTGTCTCTCGCctaaattttaatattataattttaaaaacgGTTGTTTATGTATATTGGAAACAGTGATTGGTGTGGTGCCCCATACTATATCACTAACCCTAACGTATATATCATTGATAAGACATAACAAAATGTTCTTCAATTAAGTACTAACTGACTTAAAATGGTAAGTATTCATTCACTCTTATTTGTCcaatatcatttgtatatGCTGGATATTATTGTATAGTTTTGATTTAGGGACGAGTGAGAACTAAGACCGTAAAACGTGCAGCCAGACAGATAGTGGAAAAATACTATGCCAAACTCAGCCTGGACTTTCAGTACAACAAAAAAGTTTCCGAAGAAGTGGCTCTTATACCTTCAAAGAGGATGAGAAACAAAGTAGCTGGGTATATCACCCACCTAATGAGAAGGATACAAAAGGGACCCGTTAGAGGGATTTCCTTGAAACTTCAGGAAGAGGAGAGGGAAAGACGTATGGATTTTGTCCCGGAAAAGTCCGAAGTTGACGTACCAATTATCCAAATTGATCAAGACACCGTAGACATGTTAACcaatttgaaaatatttatccCAAATGTCAAAGTGATTTCAAACGTTCCTCACGGCGGGTATGGACATGGCCACGGTCTCCACCATCACTCACACCCCTATCACTAGCACAACATCTAACTCTTCTatctattaattattagt
Coding sequences within it:
- a CDS encoding Met-10+ like-protein (overlaps_old_locusTagID:BBM_II01600) — its product is MSKYAVELPQTSIFSGNSTIEQLEQYSNSVDAISLIIHHNELIKLYKVNDLQKYIINFPKSKRMDKTRAPLMKIYFLPSITHDLSNWPKEAQKIIASVDHVIASDKLYYTYNDLSLSEALYLLAPNDNFQSISFETIGHIAHLNLTENRIPIKHLIGKVIYDKNKHIKTVVNKVGKLNNTFRTMELELIYGNKNYITTLTENGIKFKVDYENIYWNSRLETERFRISQLLKPGDFVMDIFAGLGAFAMYTARKGCLTFANDLNPIASQYIYENAQLNKVDHLIHSYNMDAREFINFILSNKSILTYEINAKLNKGEPVTLHILMNLPEMAPEYLDSFHILNQLPQVDVQFHTYLFCKNYEDLSQIKEKAYQSLGFLPNANFHEVRSVAPNKIMYCMEFSWQYS
- a CDS encoding Ribosomal S17 (overlaps_old_locusTagID:BBM_II01600), whose amino-acid sequence is MGRVRTKTVKRAARQIVEKYYAKLSLDFQYNKKVSEEVALIPSKRMRNKVAGYITHLMRRIQKGPVRGISLKLQEEERERRMDFVPEKSEVDVPIIQIDQDTVDMLTNLKIFIPNVKVISNVPHGGYGHGHGLHHHSHPYH